The following DNA comes from Mucilaginibacter jinjuensis.
CCCTGTTAAAAGGAGACAGCCTGATTGATAGATTGGACGCGAATAAGCGTACTGCCTTAATCAGCATCGGGGTAACTGCGTTAACACCATATCAGCAAGCGTTAGGCCATTATTTCACTAATAGCATGCCGTTTTATATCCCCAAGGATATGTCGGTTGCTGATATGAACACCCTGCTGCAAAATTTGAAAGGATACGATCAGATAATTATTGGGATACATGATATGCGCCTTCGCCCGGCCAGTAAGCTCGATTATACCAGCAACGTAAAGCTGATGATTGCCCAATTAGCCAGTTTGCCTAATACGGTGATCAGCGTATTCGCCAACCCTTACACTATAGCAGGACTGCCAGGTATTGAAAAAGCAGGAGCCCTGCTGGCCTGCTATCAGAAAGATGATTTTATGCAGATAGCCGCCACCAAAATAATAACCAAACAAATTAAGGCCGCAGGTAAATTGCCGGTGAGTGTGAATTTGTATTTTACTAATGGGATGGGGATTGTGATGAGGTAGATTGTTAGAAGCAAGAAATAAGATGACAGGAAACAAGACTGAAATTTGTTAACTTAGTAATAAGATAATGGTATAAACTTATGGATGTGCAGACAGAAAAAATAGAGTTGGCCAAACGGTTATTGGAAACTGATGATGAAGAATTATTGCAGCAAATAAAAGTTGTGTTCGAGAATCATCACGTAGAAGAAAACTTGCCGGAGCATGTGAAAGAGGGAATCCAAAGATCATTAAAACAAGCATCAGACGGGCTCTTAACCCCACATGATGAGGTGATGAAAAAATATGCCAAATACCTGTGAGTTTAGCGGTAAACTGGACCGATGAAGCTCAGGAAACCTTTGATGGAATAGTTGAACTGATAGATCAAAAATGGGGGCACAAATCTGCTTCAGAGTTTATTAGTCATGTGCAAAGGGTTATAATGCTTATCAGTATACAACCTTACATGTTTAAGGAAGTATCAATCCCAAATTGCAGACAGGTAGTTATTACCAAACAAACCTCCATGTTTTATACAGTACAAAATGATTCGATAGTTATCTTATTCTTTTACGATAACAGGCAAAATCCACTGTTCTGAAATCAAATTCAGTCAGTGCGTTAAACCTAACCTTTTTGTAAATTAAATTCAATGAATCA
Coding sequences within:
- a CDS encoding type II toxin-antitoxin system RelE/ParE family toxin, with product MSLAVNWTDEAQETFDGIVELIDQKWGHKSASEFISHVQRVIMLISIQPYMFKEVSIPNCRQVVITKQTSMFYTVQNDSIVILFFYDNRQNPLF